atatgtttttttttatcacacagaaaataattcaaagAAATTTGCACGACTTTAAAAGGAAGCAGAAGTTTCACCTGTTTGGAAATGATGAGTATACCAGCGAGCTCTCTGTTGACTACATAAAGAGCGCGAACATAGAGGAAAGGGTAAAGGAACAGGTGCTGAAAAACCTGGGCGAAGAGTTGGGAGGCAGTGGGTACTTCCTCTTCCGAATCTTTAAGTGGTAAGCGCGTGAGGACAGTGAAGGAGTGGTTATCAAGTGACTACCTGCTTATATAACAACACACGCGTGAACCAAATTCTAACATCACGGAGACCATTTTGTGGACACAaaattcccccctcccccctacACCTTTGCAGGAAGAGCCTCCTAGAAGTAGTTAACATTAGCACACTGATGCTACCAATCAGTGCACTTGGCTTGTTTCTCTCAAAGATGGGCTTCTTTTCCGTCGCAGTGAATATGTTACTCACGACCCACTTCTTAACATTCAGCAAGGAcggaaagaggaaaatgaaaatacgcACCTTACTCTTAACACTGCTACCGATCCTAGTGCACTCCTCCCTCGGAGTGCTTTGCAGCAACATATTCCTCAAGCACTACCGGGTAATGCATGCGGAAatgtgtgtatgcatgcGGGGATTTGCAAATGCGCGGTCGTACATACCTAAGTGTGCATAATTTATCCTTGTGTGCACCCCTGTACATGTAACCCATACGCCATAGCGTATCCACAACTtgcggggaaaaaacatGCAACGTAGCATGGGCGCGGAGAAGCTGATTCGTTACGGAAGAGCCGTTAGTTATCGTGTTCACCCTCACGATACATTCCCCCAATCGCCGCGTCGCTATCTGTTGCATATTAagttataaatttattcctttcttttcgTGGCAACCTCTACAGGCACAGATCCCCTCATTTATCAAAagcgaaaatattttgtcttttttcataaatgtgCAATTGTATGTAGCCTCCCTAGTGTATTTTGTTAACACTGACAAGGAGGACGATTTGGAAGAAggggatataaaaaatgattatccTGATTTTAATAATGATGAGTCCATGGAGCAAAGTAGATAAAGAGGACCTCACGGAAGGTTAAACACACTCGTGTAACACTTTGTGTTCTTTTTAGAAAAAGTggcactttttttaagagaacataattttgttttattaacaatttgtgataataaatattgtaacTGTTTgcgaagcaattttttttcctcttttccttATGCTTATTTGGTTACATTTTTCTGTGCTGAGCCGCTCTCAGCtttgttgtaaaaatggttGTGCTTCGTTTGATTGCCCCCTTCACTGtgctctttttctttgcgtgtatttttttacacgtcATGTTTTTGTTCAGTTTGGATAAGCATGCTACGGCATGGTTGACAATagcgaaaagggaaattttgcctttaaagcaaaaaatgtcCAAAGCGCAACACTTCGAAAAAGGCGNN
This genomic stretch from Plasmodium cynomolgi strain B DNA, chromosome 14, whole genome shotgun sequence harbors:
- a CDS encoding hypothetical protein (putative), translating into MIANFVLFVILTIKTYSCFHVNYKILSSRNDKQNYVKTISSVNYLYSKCSLNKWFPYKCLQNSQPRKYKNKLLSFFSNYFTNEQDRYTLNKEEKEYLRKLGKTERDNYNELVKAHDEFIKTCNDIKSKLKYKDMFFFITQKIIQRNLHDFKRKQKFHLFGNDEYTSELSVDYIKSANIEERVKEQVLKNLGEELGGSGYFLFRIFKWKSLLEVVNISTLMLPISALGLFLSKMGFFSVAVNMLLTTHFLTFSKDGKRKMKIRTLLLTLLPILVHSSLGVLCSNIFLKHYRAQIPSFIKSENILSFFINVQLYVASLVYFVNTDKEDDLEEGDIKNDYPDFNNDESMEQSR